The Glycine soja cultivar W05 chromosome 3, ASM419377v2, whole genome shotgun sequence genome window below encodes:
- the LOC114406057 gene encoding probably inactive leucine-rich repeat receptor-like protein kinase IMK2, protein MGHNNTCHHHVKGFHADPFSHSLSSASNGGDRRRKCGNNEKSGGSGFIFLPFFLFLLISTSTIQHVSGHLWDGVVVTQADFQALRAIKNEIIDIRGVLKSWNDSGVGACSGGWAGIKCVNGEVIAIQLPWRGLGGRISEKIGQLQSLRKLSLHDNALGGSVPFTLGLLPNLRGVYLFNNKLSGSIPPSLGNCPILQSLDISNNSLSGKIPPSLARSSRIFRINLSFNSLSGSIPSSLTMSPSLTILALQHNNLSGFIPDSWGGTGKKKASQLQVLTLDHNLISGTIPVSLGKLALLENVSLSHNQIVGAIPSELGALSRLQILDLSNNAINGSLPASFSNLSSLVSLNLESNQLANHIPDSMDRLHNLSVLNLKNNKLDGQIPPSLGNISSIIQIDFSENKLVGEIPDSLTKLAKLTSFNVSYNNLSGTVPSLLSKRFNATSFEGNLELCGFISSKPCSSPAPHNLPAQSPHAPPKPHHRKLSTKDIILIVAGILLLILLVLCCFLLCCLIRRRAASSRKSSKTAKAAASARGVEKGASAGGEVESGGEAGGKLVHFDGPFVFTADDLLCATAEIMGKSAFGTAYKATLEDGNQVAVKRLREKTTKGQKEFETEVAALGKIRHPNLLALRAYYLGPKGEKLLVFDYMTKGSLASFLHARGPEIVIEWPTRMKIAMGVTHGLSYLHSQENIIHGNLTSSNILLDEQTEAHITDFGLSRLMTTSANTNIIATAGSLGYNAPELSKTKKPTTKTDVYSLGVIMLELLTGKPPGEPTNGMDLPQWVASIVKEEWTNEVFDLELMRDAPAIGDELLNTLKLALHCVDPSPAARPEVHQVLQQLEEIKPDLASGDDDGAKAQETE, encoded by the exons ATGGGACACAACAACACTTGTCATCATCATGTCAAAGGTTTCCACGCAGACCCTTTTAGCCATAGCCTCTCTTCTGCTTCAAATGGTGGtgataggagaagaaaatgtgGGAACAATGAAAAAAGTGGTGGTAGTGGTTTCATTTTCTTACccttttttctgtttcttttgatttccacTTCCACCATTCAGCATGTTTCAGGCCACTTGTGGGATGGGGTGGTTGTGACTCAGGCTGATTTTCAAGCCCTTAGGGCTATTAAGAATGAGATCATTGACATCAGAGGGGTGTTGAAAAGCTGGAATGACAGTGGTGTAGGTGCTTGTTCAGGAGGTTGGGCTGGAATCAAGTGCGTGAATGGTGAGGTTATTGCAATTCAGCTTCCTTGGAGAGGGTTGGGTGGCAGAATCTCTGAGAAAATTGGCCAACTTCAGTCTCTTAGGAAGCTCAGTCTCCATGACAATGCTCTTGGTGGTTCAGTTCCTTTCACCCTTGGTTTGCTTCCTAACCTTAGAGGAGTTTATCTCTTCAACAACAAGCTTTCAGGTTCTATCCCTCCTTCCCTGGGAAACTGTCCAATTCTTCAGTCTCTGGATATTAGCAACAATTCCCTCAGTGGTAAAATCCCTCCTAGTTTAGCAAGATCTTCTAGGATATTCAGGATCAATTTGAGCTTCAACTCACTTTCCGGATCCATTCCTAGTAGTCTCACTATGTCTCCTTCTCTAACCATTCTTGCACTTCAACACAACAATCTCTCTGGTTTTATCCCAGATTCTTGGGGTGGAACTGGAAAGAAGAAAGCTTCCCAGCTTCAAGTTTTGACCCTTGATCACAATCTTATTTCTGGAACCATTCCTGTTTCTCTAGGGAAGCTTGCTTTGCTTGAAAATGTTTCTTTGAGTCATAACCAGATTGTAGGGGCTATTCCAAGTGAGCTAGGTGCACTTTCCAGGCTTCAGATTCTTGATTTATCAAACAATGCCATTAATGGAAGCCTTCCTGCTAGCTTCTCTAACCTCTCCTCTCTTGTTTCATTGAATCTAGAAAGCAATCAACTTGCAAACCATATTCCAGATTCTATGGACAGGTTGCACAACCTTTCCGTGCTTAACCTGAAGAACAATAAGCTTGATGGCCAAATCCCACCATCACTTGGGAACATCTCAAGCATTATCCAAATTGATTTCTCTGAGAATAAATTAGTTGGAGAAATCCCAGATTCCCTTACCAAACTTGCAAAACTCACTTCATTCAATGTCTCTTACAACAACCTATCTGGTACTGTCCCATCTCTACTTTCCAAAAGATTCAATGCTACCTCTTTTGAAGGGAATCTTGAGCTATGTGGATTCATCAGTTCAAAACCATGTTCTTCACCTGCTCCTCATAATCTTCCAGCTCAATCACCACATGCTCCTCCGAAGCCGCATCACCGCAAACTAAGCACCAAAGACATAATCCTCATAGTTGCAGGTATTCTCTTGTTGATTCTGTTAGTACTGTGCTGCTTCTTGCTGTGTTGTTTGATCAGAAGAAGAGCTGCTTCAAGCAGAAAGAGTAGCAAGACTGCTAAGGCTGCAGCATCTGCCAGGGGTGTTGAGAAAGGTGCCTCAGCTGGTGGTGAAGTTGAATCAGGAGGTGAAGCTGGTGGGAAACTAGTTCACTTTGATGGCCCTTTTGTGTTTACTGCTGATGATCTTTTGTGTGCAACTGCGGAGATAATGGGAAAAAGTGCATTTGGGACAGCATACAAAGCAACACTAGAAGATGGTAACCAAGTTGCTGTGAAGAGGTTGAGGGAAAAGACCACTAAAGGGCAGAAGGAGTTTGAAACTGAGGTTGCTGCACTTGGCAAAATCAGACACCCAAATCTCTTGGCACTTAGAGCCTACTATTTAGGACCAAAAGGAGAGAAGCTTCTTGTGTTTGATTACATGACCAAAGGAAGCCTAGCATCATTCCTTCATG CTCGAGGGCCTGAAATTGTTATTGAATGGCCAACAAGGATGAAGATAGCAATGGGAGTCACTCACGGCTTGAGCTACCTCCACAGCCAAGAGAACATCATACACGGGAACCTCACATCAAGCAACATACTATTGGATGAGCAAACAGAAGCTCACATAACAGATTTTGGCCTCTCAAGGCTGATGACAACTTCTGCCAACACCAACATCATTGCCACCGCAGGAAGTCTTGGCTACAACGCACCAGAGCTTTCAAAGACCAAGAAGCCTACCACAAAGACTGATGTGTACAGCCTTGGTGTCATCATGCTGGAGCTCCTGACCGGGAAACCGCCCGGGGAGCCAACCAATGGCATGGACTTGCCACAATGGGTGGCATCCATAGTGAAGGAAGAGTGGACTAATGAAGTGTTTGATTTGGAGCTCATGAGGGATGCACCAGCCATAGGAGATGAATTGCTTAACACATTGAAGTTAGCATTGCATTGTGTGGATCCTTCTCCTGCTGCTAGGCCTGAAGTTCATCAAGTTCTACAGCAATTGGAGGAGATTAAACCAGACTTAGCTTCAGGGGATGATGATGGAGCTAAGGCCCAAGAAACTGAGTAA